The Leucobacter rhizosphaerae genome includes a region encoding these proteins:
- a CDS encoding GNAT family N-acetyltransferase, which yields MSTLETHSPRAADATAATAAATAANATTPRIDHTELEVVHLLASDPLAAPLLQDLEREYDARYGVAVFGEPAIVEITRYPVEAFAAPSGAFLVLLHHGVPISGGAFMRYDERTAEFKRIWTRSDHRGQGLAKVVLRELEARARVLGYERVYLTTGPRQPEAVALYLGSGYTALYDPAIPAEEIGAHPFEKDLHPASPPTLSGASS from the coding sequence ATGAGCACCCTCGAGACTCACTCGCCGCGCGCCGCCGACGCGACCGCTGCCACTGCCGCTGCCACTGCCGCAAACGCGACCACCCCGCGCATCGACCACACGGAGCTCGAGGTGGTGCACCTGCTCGCGAGCGATCCGCTCGCCGCGCCGCTCCTGCAGGATCTCGAGCGCGAGTACGACGCCCGCTACGGGGTGGCGGTCTTCGGCGAACCGGCGATCGTCGAGATCACCCGCTACCCGGTCGAGGCCTTCGCGGCGCCGAGCGGTGCGTTCCTGGTGCTCCTCCACCACGGCGTTCCGATCTCGGGCGGGGCGTTCATGCGCTACGACGAGCGCACGGCCGAGTTCAAGCGCATCTGGACCCGCAGCGACCACCGCGGCCAGGGGCTCGCGAAGGTCGTGCTGCGGGAGCTCGAGGCGCGGGCCCGAGTGCTCGGCTACGAGCGGGTGTACCTCACCACCGGGCCGCGCCAACCCGAGGCCGTCGCGCTGTACCTCGGCTCCGGCTACACCGCGCTCTACGACCCCGCGATCCCCGCCGAGGAGATCGGCGCGCACCCGTTCGAGAAGGACCTGCACCCCGCGAGTCCGCCCACCCTCTCAGGAGCATCGTCATGA
- a CDS encoding NtaA/DmoA family FMN-dependent monooxygenase (This protein belongs to a clade of FMN-dependent monooxygenases, within a broader family of flavin-dependent oxidoreductases, the luciferase-like monooxygenase (LMM) family, some of whose members use coenzyme F420 rather than FMN.), with protein MSTPEPKRQIHLVAHFPGVNSTTVWTDPSAGSQIDFDSFRRFAETAERGLFDYIFLAEGLRVREHGGRIHDLDVAGRPATLAVLTAIASITRHIGVVGTLSSTFNEPVELARQLASLDHLSGGRAGWNVVTSPDAFHGGNFRRGGFLPYADRYLRAEEFVRLAKQLWDSWGADAVLADRSSGRFVDPEAVRGVTHDGPQFDVAATSTVPRSPQRYPVIVQAGDSPAGRGFAAANAEIIFSRHTGFADGQQFYRDVKGRLPAAGRSEDSLLILPGASVVLGDSAADAHERSREIGFAQTSPQTAIAWVEAIWGRELPGLDPDGPLPTTQPGDTEQRQGQVSTRVDDRIARAEQLRARAAAEHLSVRELVVAETAAHSFVGTPEHVAAELDRHVQGRASDGFVLVPHLTPHGLDEFVDRVVPLLQERGVFRTAYGSAGIPNPTLRQTLGLPDPPGLGAISGVELVDAVVSSSEGASA; from the coding sequence ATGAGCACCCCCGAGCCGAAGCGGCAGATCCACCTCGTCGCCCACTTCCCCGGCGTGAACAGCACGACCGTATGGACCGACCCATCGGCCGGCAGCCAGATCGACTTCGATTCGTTCCGCCGCTTCGCGGAGACCGCCGAGCGCGGCCTGTTCGACTACATCTTCCTCGCCGAGGGCCTGCGGGTGCGCGAGCACGGCGGGCGGATCCACGACCTCGACGTCGCGGGGCGCCCCGCGACCCTCGCCGTGCTTACCGCGATCGCCTCGATCACCCGCCACATCGGGGTCGTCGGCACGCTGTCGAGCACGTTCAACGAGCCCGTCGAGCTCGCGCGGCAGCTCGCCTCGCTCGACCACCTCTCGGGCGGCCGCGCCGGGTGGAACGTTGTTACCTCCCCCGACGCGTTCCACGGCGGCAACTTCCGCCGTGGCGGGTTCTTGCCGTATGCGGACCGGTACCTGCGCGCGGAGGAGTTCGTGCGGCTCGCCAAGCAGCTCTGGGACTCCTGGGGCGCGGACGCCGTGCTGGCGGATCGGTCGAGCGGACGCTTCGTCGATCCCGAGGCCGTCCGCGGCGTCACCCACGACGGCCCGCAGTTCGATGTCGCCGCGACGAGCACCGTGCCGCGCAGCCCGCAGCGGTACCCCGTCATTGTGCAGGCCGGCGACTCCCCTGCGGGGCGCGGGTTCGCGGCCGCGAACGCCGAGATCATCTTCTCCCGGCACACCGGCTTCGCCGACGGGCAGCAGTTCTACCGCGACGTGAAGGGCCGCCTACCCGCGGCCGGCCGCAGCGAGGACTCCCTCCTGATCCTGCCGGGCGCCTCGGTCGTGCTCGGCGACTCCGCGGCCGACGCCCACGAGCGCTCGCGCGAGATCGGCTTCGCCCAGACCAGCCCGCAGACCGCGATCGCGTGGGTCGAGGCCATTTGGGGTCGCGAGCTTCCGGGGCTGGATCCCGATGGGCCATTGCCCACGACGCAGCCCGGCGACACCGAGCAGCGCCAGGGGCAGGTGTCGACCCGGGTCGACGACCGCATCGCCCGCGCCGAGCAGCTGCGGGCGCGCGCGGCGGCCGAGCACCTGAGCGTGCGGGAGCTGGTCGTCGCGGAGACCGCCGCGCACTCGTTCGTCGGCACACCGGAGCACGTCGCCGCGGAGCTCGACCGCCACGTGCAGGGGCGGGCCTCCGACGGGTTTGTGCTCGTTCCGCACCTCACGCCCCACGGCCTCGACGAGTTCGTCGACCGGGTCGTGCCGCTGCTCCAGGAGCGAGGGGTGTTCCGCACGGCCTACGGATCCGCCGGGATCCCGAATCCGACCCTGCGGCAGACGCTCGGGTTGCCGGATCCCCCCGGGCTCGGTGCGATCAGCGGGGTGGAGCTCGTCGACGCGGTCGTCTCGAGCAGCGAGGGGGCATCCGCATGA
- a CDS encoding LLM class flavin-dependent oxidoreductase: protein MSHHHTAPTGGIDPRFTVGVALDGAGWHPAAWREPSADPAALFTAAYWTALAVSADTAGVDYLTLEDSLHVQGADLTGPLGVADPELPPRVRPGIVEGRLDALLVASWIAPRTRGIGVIPTVTTTHTEPFHLATALQTLDFVSEGRAGWQLRFSPGAVDAAAFGRKPAPEIDLAAVLAGRPDPGLAELIGEAAEVGEVARALWDSWEDDAIIRDVATGRFLDRDRVHRIDFAGERFSVAGPSIVPRAPQGQLPITLLAHAAPIYALAADIADVMFITPDSVSQRAGASRGRGVAELVAAVRAAEAASDRAARGFAPLRIVADLVIGLDTAAESAADRLDRLNTLAGSPYESDTRVFVGGASDAADLIGAWHRAGVDGVRLRPLSLPNDLTAIGETLLPLLRERGILPAADPQPEGSRDLRGRFGLGVAVNRHAAARAGSATTPAPSTTTTEAPA, encoded by the coding sequence ATGTCTCATCATCACACCGCTCCGACCGGGGGCATCGATCCCCGGTTCACCGTCGGCGTCGCCCTCGACGGCGCCGGGTGGCATCCGGCCGCCTGGCGCGAGCCGAGCGCCGATCCCGCCGCCCTCTTCACGGCCGCGTATTGGACGGCACTCGCGGTGTCCGCGGACACCGCGGGCGTCGACTACCTCACGCTCGAGGATTCCCTCCACGTGCAGGGCGCGGACCTCACCGGGCCCCTCGGCGTCGCCGACCCGGAGCTCCCGCCGCGCGTGCGGCCCGGCATCGTCGAGGGTCGCCTCGACGCCCTGCTCGTGGCCAGCTGGATCGCCCCCCGCACCCGCGGCATCGGGGTGATCCCGACCGTCACCACCACGCACACCGAGCCCTTCCACCTCGCCACGGCCCTGCAGACCCTCGACTTCGTCTCGGAGGGTCGCGCCGGCTGGCAGCTCCGGTTCTCGCCTGGCGCGGTCGACGCCGCCGCCTTCGGCCGGAAGCCGGCACCGGAGATCGACCTCGCCGCGGTGCTCGCGGGACGCCCGGATCCGGGTCTCGCCGAGCTCATCGGAGAGGCCGCCGAGGTCGGCGAGGTCGCCCGGGCGCTGTGGGACAGCTGGGAGGACGACGCGATCATCCGCGACGTCGCCACCGGCCGCTTCCTCGATCGCGATCGCGTGCACCGCATCGACTTCGCGGGCGAGCGCTTCTCGGTCGCGGGCCCGTCCATCGTGCCGCGCGCACCGCAGGGGCAGCTGCCGATCACGCTGCTCGCGCACGCCGCTCCCATCTACGCCCTCGCCGCAGACATCGCGGACGTCATGTTCATCACGCCCGACAGCGTGTCGCAGCGCGCCGGCGCCTCGCGCGGCCGCGGCGTCGCGGAGCTCGTGGCGGCGGTGCGGGCGGCCGAAGCGGCCTCGGATCGCGCGGCACGCGGGTTCGCCCCGCTGCGCATCGTCGCCGACCTCGTCATCGGGCTCGACACCGCGGCGGAATCGGCCGCCGACCGGCTCGATCGACTCAACACCCTCGCGGGATCCCCGTACGAGAGCGACACCCGGGTGTTCGTCGGCGGCGCATCCGACGCCGCCGACCTGATCGGCGCGTGGCATCGGGCGGGGGTCGACGGCGTGCGGCTCCGACCGCTCTCGCTGCCGAACGATCTCACGGCCATCGGCGAGACGCTCCTCCCCCTGCTGCGGGAGCGCGGGATCCTCCCCGCGGCCGACCCCCAGCCCGAGGGGAGCCGCGACCTCCGCGGCCGCTTCGGACTCGGCGTCGCCGTGAACCGCCACGCCGCAGCCCGCGCGGGATCCGCGACGACGCCCGCACCATCCACCACCACGACGGAGGCCCCCGCATGA
- a CDS encoding NADPH-dependent FMN reductase: MSTIAVIVGNPKPHSRTRQIAEELAARIAAVTGAEILPTVDLIDHASQLFSWPAPEIDAVSEQLRAATFAVIATPTYKASYTGLLKAFLDRYPAQGLSGVTAVPVFTIASEEHTLAVDVTLRPLLVELGASVPTQGLAFVTPKFDRRELILDEWIASQGHLLAAVGSAPAPARSPLTDQSSEASA, encoded by the coding sequence TTGTCCACCATCGCCGTCATCGTCGGAAACCCGAAACCGCACTCCCGCACGCGTCAGATCGCCGAGGAGCTCGCGGCGCGCATCGCCGCGGTCACGGGGGCCGAGATCCTGCCCACCGTCGACCTCATCGACCACGCGTCCCAGCTCTTCAGCTGGCCCGCCCCCGAGATCGATGCCGTCAGCGAGCAACTGCGCGCCGCCACCTTCGCGGTGATCGCCACCCCCACCTACAAGGCGAGCTACACGGGTCTGCTCAAGGCGTTCCTCGACCGGTATCCGGCGCAGGGGCTCTCGGGGGTCACCGCCGTGCCGGTGTTCACCATTGCATCGGAGGAGCACACGCTCGCGGTCGACGTCACCCTGCGTCCGCTCCTCGTCGAACTCGGCGCGAGTGTCCCCACGCAGGGGCTCGCGTTCGTCACGCCGAAGTTCGACCGCCGGGAGCTCATCCTCGATGAGTGGATCGCGAGCCAGGGCCACCTGCTCGCGGCCGTCGGATCCGCCCCCGCCCCCGCACGTTCCCCGCTCACCGATCAGTCCTCGGAGGCCTCCGCATGA
- a CDS encoding flavin reductase family protein: protein MTSPSHLTLVIDPDSDTAAPAAGPASDAPEPAGAESPAAESPAAESPIAESPSAESPSAESPDALTPVPFDEREYRDAVGAFASGVTVITTHGADGPVGFTCQSFYSVSIDPPLVSFSIARTSKSLEAVRAHRQVVVNFLGAAQQQLSGQFARSGTDKWQGVAWHPSALNGAPTLDGVIGWVAGEIEQEIEAGDHLIFLVRVAGLSTDPQHAPLVFYRGKYHDIEYQI, encoded by the coding sequence ATGACCAGCCCCTCGCACCTCACCCTGGTGATCGATCCCGATTCGGACACCGCTGCGCCGGCAGCCGGTCCCGCGTCGGACGCACCCGAACCTGCTGGCGCCGAGTCGCCGGCTGCGGAGTCGCCGGCTGCGGAATCGCCCATTGCCGAGTCGCCGTCTGCTGAGTCGCCAAGTGCCGAGTCGCCGGACGCCCTCACCCCCGTGCCCTTCGACGAGCGCGAATACCGCGACGCCGTCGGCGCCTTCGCCTCCGGCGTCACCGTCATCACCACGCACGGCGCGGACGGTCCGGTCGGCTTCACGTGCCAGTCCTTCTACAGCGTCTCGATCGATCCGCCCCTCGTGTCGTTCTCGATCGCCCGCACGTCGAAGAGTCTCGAGGCCGTGCGCGCGCACCGCCAGGTCGTCGTGAACTTCCTCGGCGCGGCGCAGCAGCAGCTGAGCGGGCAGTTCGCCCGATCCGGCACCGACAAGTGGCAGGGGGTGGCCTGGCACCCGTCCGCGCTCAACGGCGCCCCGACGCTCGACGGCGTCATCGGCTGGGTGGCCGGCGAGATCGAGCAGGAGATCGAGGCGGGTGACCACCTCATCTTCCTGGTGCGGGTCGCGGGGCTCTCGACCGACCCCCAGCACGCGCCGCTCGTCTTCTACCGCGGCAAGTACCACGACATCGAGTACCAGATCTAG
- a CDS encoding SOS response-associated peptidase family protein codes for MCASYGLGGGPYGGGIPADLPPLDEREVAEDLARWAAEHRNTARITGKRARNVNPLIRDTGSGRELHYGWWWLWVGGAPAKFSAFNSRDDALTRRWRGAFQTRALLPATWYIEKKQHFALEDGALFGIAAITTEADDADGSPLTSYSMVTRHGVGDAEHVLSDRGEARMPLILPREFHDTWLDPERAGDAALIADAVAASEEICRAAKNLGSVPGSE; via the coding sequence ATGTGCGCGAGTTATGGCCTCGGCGGTGGCCCGTATGGCGGTGGAATCCCAGCGGATCTCCCGCCCCTCGACGAGCGCGAGGTCGCGGAGGATCTTGCGCGGTGGGCGGCCGAGCACCGCAACACCGCCCGCATCACGGGTAAACGCGCCCGCAACGTCAACCCCCTGATCCGCGACACCGGATCGGGCCGCGAGCTGCATTACGGCTGGTGGTGGCTGTGGGTCGGCGGGGCTCCGGCGAAGTTCAGCGCGTTCAACTCGCGCGACGACGCGCTCACCCGGCGGTGGCGGGGCGCCTTCCAGACCCGCGCGCTCCTGCCCGCGACCTGGTACATCGAGAAGAAGCAGCACTTCGCCCTCGAGGACGGCGCGCTGTTCGGGATCGCCGCCATCACCACGGAGGCCGACGACGCCGATGGCAGCCCGCTGACCAGCTACTCCATGGTGACGCGGCACGGGGTCGGCGACGCCGAGCACGTGCTCTCGGATCGCGGGGAGGCGCGCATGCCGCTCATTCTGCCGCGCGAGTTCCACGACACCTGGCTGGATCCCGAGCGTGCCGGCGATGCGGCGCTGATCGCGGATGCGGTCGCGGCCTCCGAGGAGATCTGCCGCGCGGCGAAGAATCTGGGGTCGGTGCCGGGCTCCGAGTGA
- a CDS encoding SDR family NAD(P)-dependent oxidoreductase, whose protein sequence is MSSLQPTTVVTGGSRGIGRAIALRLASEGHDLVLAAADAPITGIVANAGAIRATGRLVDLDPADIDPADIEADLRVDLLGTILTCQAAIPALAETRGAIVTIGSGAVSSGSPGTYVHDAAAKAGVAVFTEGAGIDRAGIAILLLRRRTVPGTIRVSRDRLELQWGEQAMQVRLADIAALRCRSDSEYARVVLVAPGRTVSLIAGLARVPKGVRSQSSQVPQVPQVPQVPPLPKLPAEVVERLERAGLKREVSRRGVVIFARVASTVVSDAPSTTDTPDAPDAPDTPDAPDAPDAPAAPDAPA, encoded by the coding sequence ATGAGCAGCCTGCAGCCGACCACGGTCGTCACCGGCGGATCGCGCGGGATCGGCCGCGCCATCGCTCTCCGGCTCGCCTCCGAGGGCCACGACCTCGTGCTCGCGGCGGCCGACGCGCCGATCACGGGGATCGTCGCCAACGCCGGCGCGATCCGGGCGACCGGCCGCCTCGTCGATCTCGACCCGGCCGATATCGACCCGGCCGATATCGAGGCCGACCTGCGGGTCGATCTACTCGGCACGATCCTCACCTGCCAGGCGGCGATCCCGGCGCTCGCCGAGACCCGCGGGGCGATCGTCACGATCGGATCCGGCGCGGTGTCGAGCGGCAGTCCGGGCACGTATGTGCACGACGCCGCGGCGAAGGCGGGGGTCGCGGTGTTCACCGAGGGGGCCGGGATCGATAGGGCCGGGATCGCGATCCTGCTGCTGAGGCGACGCACGGTGCCGGGCACCATTCGAGTATCGCGGGATCGGCTGGAACTGCAGTGGGGAGAGCAGGCGATGCAGGTGCGACTGGCCGACATTGCCGCACTGCGCTGTCGGAGTGACAGCGAGTACGCGCGGGTCGTGCTCGTGGCGCCCGGGCGCACGGTGTCGCTGATCGCCGGGCTCGCCCGTGTACCGAAAGGCGTGCGGTCGCAATCGTCGCAAGTGCCGCAAGTGCCGCAAGTGCCGCAAGTGCCGCCGTTGCCGAAGCTGCCGGCGGAGGTGGTGGAGCGGCTGGAGCGCGCCGGGCTGAAGCGGGAGGTGTCTCGCCGCGGTGTGGTGATTTTTGCGCGCGTCGCAAGCACTGTCGTCTCTGACGCCCCTTCCACCACTGACACCCCTGACGCCCCTGACGCCCCTGACACCCCTGACGCCCCTGACGCCCCTGACGCCCCTGCTGCCCCTGACGCACCCGCCTGA
- a CDS encoding aldehyde dehydrogenase (NADP(+)): MLSTTNPTTGVTTDAGIVLTTDAELDAITAAAAAAAPELARRDRDWRASLLESMADALEERRADLVDVARQETGLGDPRLNGELSRTAFQLRLFAEAVREGGFLEAMIDHAGDTPLGPGPDVRRLLIPLGPVAVFGSSNFPFAFSVPGGDTASALAAGNPVVVKAHSAHLLTSRLAFEALRAGAERVGAPAGTVGIVYGQSAGAALVAHPAIRAVGFTGSLGAAQRLQQIIDGREIPIPLYGELQSVNPVIVTAGALTANGEALSAGLAGSVTGSGGQLCTKPGLVFLPEGEAGDRFAETLAAAIGAQPPHVLLGERVHENFERVRGELQSAAGVTELARGESGGHGYSSAAAVLSVGIDDFSVDHTEEAFGPLVVLVRYTDVSQVEAGLRVVPGSLTATIHAAADEAELTARIAELVAPIAGRLLFGGFPTGVRVSWAQHHGGPWPATNSLHTSVGVTAIRRFLRPMVWQDAPEAVLPAELREGDRSVPRRVDGVLQLAG, encoded by the coding sequence ATGCTGTCCACCACCAACCCGACCACCGGCGTCACGACCGACGCCGGCATCGTCCTCACCACCGATGCCGAGCTCGACGCGATCACCGCGGCCGCCGCGGCCGCCGCCCCGGAGCTCGCCCGCCGCGACCGCGACTGGCGCGCCTCCCTGCTCGAATCGATGGCCGACGCGCTCGAGGAGCGCCGAGCCGACCTCGTCGACGTCGCGCGGCAGGAGACCGGGCTCGGCGATCCGCGCCTGAACGGCGAACTCAGCCGCACCGCGTTCCAACTGCGCCTCTTCGCCGAGGCCGTGCGCGAGGGCGGGTTCCTCGAGGCCATGATCGACCACGCGGGCGACACGCCCCTCGGGCCCGGACCCGACGTGCGCCGCCTGCTGATCCCGCTCGGGCCGGTCGCGGTCTTCGGTTCGAGCAACTTCCCCTTCGCGTTCTCCGTACCGGGCGGCGACACCGCCTCAGCGCTGGCCGCGGGGAACCCCGTCGTCGTCAAGGCGCACAGCGCGCACCTGCTCACCTCGCGGCTCGCGTTCGAGGCGCTGCGGGCCGGCGCCGAGCGCGTCGGAGCGCCCGCCGGCACCGTCGGCATCGTGTACGGCCAGTCCGCGGGTGCGGCGCTCGTCGCGCACCCGGCGATCCGCGCCGTCGGCTTCACCGGCTCGCTCGGGGCCGCCCAGCGGCTGCAGCAGATCATCGACGGGCGCGAGATCCCGATCCCGCTCTACGGCGAACTGCAGAGTGTGAACCCCGTGATCGTGACCGCCGGGGCGCTCACCGCGAACGGCGAGGCGCTCTCTGCCGGTCTCGCTGGGTCCGTCACGGGATCGGGCGGGCAACTCTGCACGAAGCCCGGTCTGGTCTTCCTGCCGGAGGGCGAGGCGGGCGATCGATTCGCGGAGACGCTCGCCGCGGCGATCGGCGCTCAGCCGCCGCACGTGCTGCTCGGCGAGCGGGTGCACGAGAACTTCGAGCGCGTGCGCGGCGAGCTGCAGTCGGCGGCCGGGGTCACGGAGCTGGCCCGCGGCGAGTCCGGCGGGCACGGGTACTCGAGCGCCGCGGCGGTGCTGAGCGTCGGCATCGACGACTTCTCCGTCGACCACACCGAGGAGGCGTTCGGGCCGCTCGTGGTGCTGGTGCGCTACACCGACGTCAGCCAGGTCGAGGCCGGGCTGCGTGTGGTTCCGGGATCCCTCACCGCGACGATCCACGCGGCCGCCGATGAGGCCGAGCTCACCGCGCGGATCGCGGAGCTCGTGGCGCCGATCGCCGGGCGGCTGCTGTTTGGGGGGTTCCCGACCGGGGTGCGCGTCTCCTGGGCGCAGCACCACGGCGGACCGTGGCCCGCGACGAACTCGCTCCACACCTCGGTGGGGGTGACGGCGATCCGGCGGTTCCTGCGGCCCATGGTGTGGCAGGACGCGCCCGAAGCAGTGCTGCCGGCCGAGCTGCGCGAGGGCGACCGCTCCGTGCCGCGGCGGGTCGACGGGGTGCTGCAGCTGGCGGGGTAG
- a CDS encoding LacI family DNA-binding transcriptional regulator codes for MTRRSTNSVTLHDVAAHAGVSPQTVSRAIRMPNLVSESTLAVVRTSIAETGYVPNLAASNLASNRSMTVAALVPAVSYSVFAETIHGLDAVLASKGYHLFIGSTDYDADREEELIRAFLGRRPDGIIVVGTEHTPAARAMLAGAKVPVVETWSWTDEPIDSLVGFSNREAITAVVDYVHSRGYRHPTFAGWLTGSDSRALDRRLAFEQRTRELYPGEPIRVVDSGADGISIAAGRALLDRALREHPETDVLLCASDIFATGALLEAQSRGIAVPDRLAICGFGDFELSRHLSPALTTVSTPNLEIGRRAGELLLSRMHGETAEPTSLDLGFSLAARDSA; via the coding sequence GTGACACGCAGAAGCACGAACTCTGTGACGCTGCACGACGTCGCGGCGCACGCGGGGGTCTCCCCGCAGACGGTGTCACGCGCGATCCGGATGCCCAATCTCGTGTCGGAATCGACCCTCGCCGTCGTGCGCACCTCGATCGCCGAGACCGGCTACGTGCCGAACCTGGCCGCGAGCAACCTCGCCTCGAATCGCAGCATGACGGTCGCGGCGCTCGTGCCGGCCGTGTCGTACTCGGTGTTCGCGGAGACGATCCACGGTCTCGACGCCGTGCTGGCTTCGAAGGGGTACCACCTCTTCATCGGGTCGACCGACTACGACGCCGATCGCGAGGAGGAGCTGATCCGCGCGTTCCTGGGGCGGCGCCCCGACGGGATCATCGTCGTCGGCACGGAGCACACCCCGGCGGCGCGGGCCATGCTCGCGGGCGCCAAGGTGCCGGTCGTCGAGACCTGGAGCTGGACCGATGAGCCCATCGACTCGCTCGTCGGATTCTCGAACCGCGAGGCCATCACGGCCGTCGTCGACTACGTGCACTCCCGCGGCTACCGGCACCCGACGTTCGCGGGCTGGCTCACCGGCTCCGACTCGCGCGCGCTCGACCGGCGCCTCGCGTTCGAGCAGCGCACGCGCGAGCTCTACCCGGGCGAACCGATCCGGGTCGTCGACTCGGGTGCCGACGGCATCAGCATCGCGGCGGGCCGGGCACTCCTCGATCGCGCGCTGCGGGAGCACCCCGAGACCGATGTGCTGCTCTGCGCGAGCGACATCTTCGCGACCGGTGCGCTGCTCGAGGCCCAGTCGCGCGGCATCGCGGTGCCGGATCGCCTCGCGATCTGCGGCTTCGGCGACTTCGAGCTCAGTCGGCACCTCAGCCCCGCGCTCACCACCGTGAGCACCCCGAACCTCGAGATCGGCCGCCGCGCCGGCGAACTGCTGCTGAGCCGCATGCACGGCGAGACCGCCGAGCCGACGTCGCTCGACCTCGGCTTTTCGCTCGCGGCGCGCGACTCGGCGTAG
- a CDS encoding fumarylacetoacetate hydrolase family protein, with protein MTAHAPAPDQPADWIGAASAGLPAAGAGTLVGRVFEPAADGPTPVLVEAGEVYALTPRFATVSDLTEQPDPATAARAAKGAHLGSFAEIHANSQHGRRDPATPWLLAPHDLHAVKAAGVTFAVSMVERVIEERAGGDQEQAAALREQITEQIGGDLRSLRPGSLRAAELKSYLVERGMWSQYLEVGIGPDAEIFSKALPLASVGVGAEIGVLAASNWNNPEPEAVLVVSSDGRIVGATLGNDVNLRDIEGRSALLLPKAKDNNASSATGPLIRLFDAGFTLDDVHAMEVRLTVRGEDGYVLEAASDMSQISRDPESLVAQLIGPHHQYPDGALLFLGTLFAPVDDRGEAGKGFTHQVGDVVEIHSPLIGTLVNRVQLSEECAPWTFGLTDLMRNLAGRGLL; from the coding sequence ATGACGGCACACGCCCCCGCACCCGACCAGCCCGCCGACTGGATCGGCGCCGCGTCCGCGGGTCTGCCCGCCGCCGGCGCCGGCACCCTCGTGGGCCGCGTGTTCGAGCCGGCTGCGGACGGCCCCACCCCGGTGCTCGTCGAGGCGGGCGAGGTCTACGCGCTCACCCCGCGCTTCGCGACGGTGAGCGACCTGACCGAGCAGCCCGATCCCGCGACGGCGGCGCGCGCGGCGAAGGGTGCCCACCTCGGCTCGTTCGCCGAGATCCACGCGAACAGCCAGCACGGCCGGCGCGATCCGGCGACCCCCTGGCTGCTGGCCCCGCACGATCTCCACGCCGTGAAGGCCGCCGGGGTGACGTTCGCCGTGTCGATGGTCGAGCGGGTCATCGAGGAGCGCGCGGGCGGCGACCAGGAGCAGGCGGCCGCGCTCCGCGAGCAGATCACCGAGCAGATCGGCGGGGATCTCCGCTCGCTCCGACCCGGTTCCCTGCGCGCGGCAGAGCTGAAGAGCTATCTCGTCGAGCGCGGCATGTGGTCCCAGTACCTGGAGGTCGGCATCGGCCCCGACGCCGAGATCTTCAGCAAGGCGCTGCCGCTCGCGTCGGTCGGGGTCGGCGCCGAGATCGGCGTGCTCGCGGCCTCGAACTGGAACAACCCGGAGCCCGAGGCCGTGCTCGTCGTGAGCTCGGACGGCCGGATCGTCGGCGCGACCCTCGGCAACGACGTCAACCTCCGCGACATCGAAGGGCGCAGCGCGCTGCTGCTGCCGAAGGCGAAGGACAACAACGCGTCGAGCGCGACCGGGCCGCTGATCCGGCTCTTCGACGCGGGCTTCACGCTCGACGACGTCCACGCCATGGAGGTGCGTCTCACCGTGCGCGGGGAGGACGGCTACGTGCTCGAGGCCGCCTCGGACATGTCGCAGATCAGCCGGGATCCCGAGTCGCTCGTCGCCCAGCTGATCGGCCCGCACCACCAGTACCCCGACGGGGCCCTGCTGTTCCTCGGCACCCTGTTCGCGCCGGTGGACGACCGGGGCGAGGCCGGCAAGGGCTTCACCCACCAGGTGGGCGACGTCGTGGAGATCCACTCCCCCCTGATCGGCACCCTGGTCAACCGGGTGCAGCTCAGCGAGGAGTGCGCACCGTGGACGTTCGGGCTGACCGACCTCATGAGAAACCTGGCCGGCCGTGGACTACTATGA